The Fibrobacter sp. region GGTAAACCTGAACGAGATCTTTTTTGTTTTTATAGATCTCATCACTGAAATGAATTCCTCCTCCGGCAACTCGCGCCAGCGCTCCACGTCGCAGGTCAAAACGGTATGGGTTGTTTGTATCTGTTATATGCAGAAGCCGCTGTATCGATTCTTCACCAAGGAGATCCACTGCAGATGAGGTCATCTTATCCTTTGCAGGATATTTCCCTGTTACAGTTCCCAGACTCTCGGTAAGGGGTACAGGTACTATCTCCACAAAGGAGAGCATCTCATCTAATTTACCGTCTGTAACTTCCCGGATATCATCCCAGATATATCCACTGCAGGCTCCCAGAGGACGGTAATTCCAGTAAAGATCCTCTATTTGTTTGTCAGTAAATCCGACTACTGAGGAAAGATACTCCATGGTTTTGTCTCTGGTTTCAAGAAGGTTCATTGCCAGGATAGCCGGATCTTCGTAGGTCTGAGATTCGATCTCTGTAATCTTGCTGTACTTTCCGATCTTGTCAAGATTATTGAAACGGAAGGTGTACTTGCGGTTTTTGTCTTCTGACAGAAACTCGCGGTACCTGTTACAGAGAAATTCCACGAAAAAGGTCTTTCCATTTCCTGGTTCTCCCACCAGCACAAAAGCCATTTCCGCTGATGATCCGCCCTCTGCGGCATCTTTTACATAGGATACGAAGCTGTTTATCTCATCGTACATTCCTATTACATGCTTTTTTCCGGTGCGGAAAATACTGAAATCATAGGTGGTTTTTCCATTCACAACCACCTTCTCTATCTGACTCTCAAGAATCATCCTGGCAACACCCTGGAAAGCATTTTCAAAGGTTCGCTTTTTTGTTTTGAGTGCTTCCAGATGGTACAGCAGACTGTTTTTTGGTACAGGCATCGTTCCTCCTGAATTCCTGCAAGATGTTAACAGCTGGAAATAGGGATTTTAATTTCCAAGTTTAGGTAAACGGGATATGGGTATTTGTTTTTTCCCGGAAGGATTGTAATCTCTACGGGGCCTTAGTGAAGCCGGTGTTTTATTGCCATATCGAATATCGAATACGAGTCGTGGTGGAAATTATTTGGAAACTTTAATTATAATTAGTTATTTCCTTTTTTTGGCCATTCTGGTTTATGTGTGGAAACTACTTGGAAAATTGTACCTCTGAGAATCGTCATAAACATGATGCGTAAAGCAAAATGTTGCTCATTTATGAATCCCCGAGTCCTTCGAAGCAATATCTTTATTTTACCATTCAGGCACTCCACAAGCTCTAATGGAAGTTTAGTATCACAGTAATTTAGAACACCATCTAAATGCTTCTGGACCATTGAATAAAACTTCTCCAGCGGATATAAGCGTTGCCATCTGAGCTCTGGGTTGTGTACCTGGTTGGAGTGTTTTTACTATTTTGACAGGGATCAAAATGTGCCCTAAACACAAATAATAGTATGGTTGTCTTTTCGAGGAGTCTTCGCGGAGAAATCTATTTATAGTGAGATGTAAACACCCTTGAAGAACAGATCTTGCATCGGGAAATGAGGATTTTAAACTCTGTACGCTGAACATAGTCGAAGCGTGCATTGAACGTAGCCGAAATAAACCTGGCCTCCACCGTATTCTAAAAATTCAAGTAACCAAAAAGAAATAAACGATCTTCTGAACCTCCGATATCACCGCTGACGAAACAGTCCCTGACCTCCACCATTTCTTTATCATGTTGTCAGTCCAGTTGTAACGCTCCAGCGGGACCGGAAGAAAGTAAAAATGATAGTTTTTGGTTTCAGGATAACGGCTGAGCATTATCTTGATTCTTCGCATGTGGTAAGGACCTGACACCAGCCCGACATGAAGCTCCTCCTTCTGCGAGCTCAGCCTCTTCATAAGAGCATCAACTTCAGAATAAGTGTTTCTGCAACTGTCTATTACAGAAACTTTAGACATATCATAATTGCTCCTCTTAAGCAGCCTCGAATGCCCATCCTTGTAATCACTTAACATCCAGTGCGCATCACTGAACCTGCTCATCAACTCTTTTGAATAGGATACTCTCACATTCTCTCCGGCAAAGGTAAAAACGATGTCCAGATGACCGGGAAGAGGATCGGAAACCATAAGCCATTTGCCGAGATTACGGAAGGAGAAAACAAGTACTGCCAAAGAGAGAAGGAGAAAAACTATGGATGAGGAAAAAAGGGCTCCTTTAATGTTCTTCATTATAATTCCGGGTTTGTTACCACATCTCGAATGCAATACAGTCTCTCATCATTGATTATTCCCGGTCTTTTTTCCGCTCAGGAAAAGTCTTCTAAGTATCAAACTACGAACAAGTAACTGAATTTATTTGGCTCCGTAAGTTTCCCTGTATTGAGCAATTCTCTCCATCAGTGCATCATCTACAACCACTTTCCCGTCAAAAGTCCTGTTGTGCAGGTAACCCACTATCTCATCAAGAGTTACAATAGAGAATGTCTTCATCCCAAACTCATCATGAAGCTCCCTCAAGGCACTCCGCTCTGTTCTGCCCTTCTCCATCCTGTCCACAGAAACCACCAGCCCACTAACATCAACCGATGCCATAGATTTAAGCATCGGGACAGATTCCCGCACCGATGTCCCCGCTGTGGTCACATCTTCTACTATCACCACCCGCTCCCCGTCACGAAGCTTATGGCCAACCAGACTGCCGCCCTCTCCATGATCTTTGGCCTCTTTTCGGTTAAAGCAGAATGCCACATTTTTCCCATATTTTGAAGAAAGAGACATCGCTGTGGCCACAACCAGAGGAATTCCCTTGTACGCAGGCCCGAAAAGCACATCAAACCCATCAGGCATGCTGTCTATCAGACTCTGAGCATAATACTCACCCAGCTTAAGAAGCTGATAACCAGTGTTATAATTTCCAGTGTTTATAAAAAAGGGTGTACGACGCCCGCTCTTTGTTACAAAGTCTCCAAAAGTGAGAACATTGCATCTGACCATAAATTCAATAAATTCCTCTTTGTAATTCACCAACTTAGCCTCCCCAAATCAGATCTCGACCTTTAAACCATCCCTGGAAAACTCCATAAATGGATCGATATTCCTCGAATCAAGCTCATAATGTATATCATGGCACATGTGAATAAAATAGCACCTCCGGGGAGAGATCCTTCTTGCAAACTCAACGCTCTGGGGCAAAATCAGATGAGTTGGATGCTCCTTTTCCCTTCGAAGGCAATTGAGAACCAGAATCTCGGTACCCTCCAGTTTTTTAAGGTTCTCGTCATCAATCGTCCTCATGTCCGGGATATACGCCAACGGCCCGATTCTGTAACCAAAGCATCCCTTGAGATCACCATGCCCTACCAGTACAGGAATGACCTTCTGATCAGATAAGTAAAATGGCGAATCGACCTTATTTGTTATAAGTTGGGGAATTCCGCCTCCGGTACAGGGT contains the following coding sequences:
- a CDS encoding transposase, producing MVQKHLDGVLNYCDTKLPLELVECLNGKIKILLRRTRGFINEQHFALRIMFMTILRGTIFQVVSTHKPEWPKKGNN
- the pyrE gene encoding orotate phosphoribosyltransferase; this encodes MVNYKEEFIEFMVRCNVLTFGDFVTKSGRRTPFFINTGNYNTGYQLLKLGEYYAQSLIDSMPDGFDVLFGPAYKGIPLVVATAMSLSSKYGKNVAFCFNRKEAKDHGEGGSLVGHKLRDGERVVIVEDVTTAGTSVRESVPMLKSMASVDVSGLVVSVDRMEKGRTERSALRELHDEFGMKTFSIVTLDEIVGYLHNRTFDGKVVVDDALMERIAQYRETYGAK
- a CDS encoding MBL fold metallo-hydrolase; this translates as MKITFLGTGTSHGVPSIDCMINDFRSCPQGVCKLSETDPGHNRTRSSILVEWDGFSLLIDVSADFRQQVLRESVKKIDSVLITHGHADHVTGIPDIRSYTREKPVPLYGSEESVDMIRKSYSYVFEYPPCTGGGIPQLITNKVDSPFYLSDQKVIPVLVGHGDLKGCFGYRIGPLAYIPDMRTIDDENLKKLEGTEILVLNCLRREKEHPTHLILPQSVEFARRISPRRCYFIHMCHDIHYELDSRNIDPFMEFSRDGLKVEI